The DNA segment taatctctttatattttcatctttCTCAGTTAATCTAGAATTAAGagattttatttgaacttgaCAATTTTCTAAGTTGGTGGATTTATCTGTTAGTTGttcttttaatgaattaatttcagattcagatttatcaactttattttgacaCAGTTGCAAATCGTTTTCCCCTTTgattactttgtttttatactcatTTAATAGAGCTGCCTCCTTCTTGAATGTTTCATGAATTCTTacaatttcatgatatttttccataagatcagaatttaattcacttaTCTGCTTTTCTTTAGTTTCACTTTGTTCTAACTCATTTCTAACCTGCCTGAAGTAATCGAGCAAAGGTTTAACAGTTTTATAGGTATGAATACGGCACTGTTCTTCCATTTTTCGGTCTGATTCACACGTCTGATAGGAAGAAAACGTATTCACTTTAATCACTCTTTATTCTTCTTAGTATTATGTCTTTGATCTCACTTCATCTCCAGTTGTTGTAGCCACCAAGAATATTTGAAGGACCATCAGTAAGAAAACTccgttaaattttattctgcccattttaaatgtttcgacTGCccgcaaacaaaattaatttcgaaCTGAATATTTCGTTAAAGTCAGTGCAGCCGATGTGGATTCCGCTCAATAGATCTGAACGAGAGAGGTCAAGTAATGATAACCCAGAGTCTCGGCCCTAGATTCTCTATCGGCAGAAGAGATTTCAATGTCGGATGATCgtctttaattttttctgtTCAATAggttctgttctgtttgctCCAAGCAGCTTCTTCTTGAAGACCCACCgacaacaacattgttttcaatttcttttagtCGCAAGTTGACAGTGGGGTCAATCACCGAAGTACTCGAAATTATGCTCGAATACTTTCAAAACGACAATGGGACTGAGTTTTTCTTAGCAACTATTTGGttagcaaatttaaaaacaacttGATTGAggagggtattataactttgtgcctgcgggaaatgtatgtaacaggtattTCAATCACACTCGAACTAGCTTTCTTCCTTATAATAAGAAAcctattaattaattattaattgtttcTCTAATGAAACTGTATATATACAAGTACTCAattctacatacatattacactccttataataatattacattccttcaaataaatgaatgtgtgtgttaagAGTTGTTGGGAGAATCAGCAATATTAATGCTACGAAAGTTTCTTTTGACAGTTTTTTGTCTTTAAAAGAACATTTGGAGCCACTTTAAACGCTGTTTACTTGTTGGATGCTTCCACACTTGTGCCTATAAAAGTCAGTAGaactttttcttatttttgtactTCCAGCCAACTCATAATCGGGAGAGGGAATTCCCTTAAAGTTGGAGACAATATTTATGTGGATTCAAGTTTGCAGCCATAAAAAAATACGTGTATGTGTCTGCTCAGTGAACATAAAGGGAGTgggaaagggagagggagagtcGTCTGTTACTATGAAGCACTGTGAAGCGAGGTGAGAGTGGCCTTATAAGTTATAGTGTGCCAAGAAGTTTGGTAACTTTATCGGGGCACTCGCATAAATCACAGCAACTAAAGGAAGCCCAATGGCAATTATATTTACGACCTAACCTGACTGCAATCGATGCGCAGCTGTCTGCAGATGCAAAGCCCAGATGCAGATACTAAAGCTCTGTAAATGGCAACAGTAAAGATGGACAATTGTTGTTATACGGAGTAGACACAAGAGTGAAAAGGGTATTTTCATGTTAAACTGTCGCAttctaaaatgaaattattatcttCATTTTGCTTAGCTCAAAGTCTGTAGAAAATAACTAACTCTTAAAAACTATTGATGCTAGAGTCTTCATAATAATGCTGATTACAAGTTGATTGGTCTAATTCgtaacttaattttaaatgtatatcgTAAtcaaacaattataataaataatataagctGAAGGCATTCGCTGCCATTGGCAATAGtgttagtattaattttaattatagctaaccttttaaataaataaaataataaataatatgttatttCTGATATCAgaataatttttctttaacaatttcattattttaatttgaatttaattttatataattataattacttttattcTCAATGTCTGAAAacttgaaaaattttaaaatatctgCAGGTTATTCTCATAGCTCTGGTTTaacactatatttagagctaagattgattttaggaacttctttgtgttttatgatcaaatatatacaataagttcgtttattttttgtctttttttacgaattttgtaatttgtgtatttatcttaaattgaaaattaattccAAAATCATTCAGCTCTTATTAAAGGGGCAATATAAGATTcatctttattaaaaatgtttgggtaaatattatatataagattcatatttattcaaattttaaaaatgttttggtatatgtttttttcactTATTCACATATGCAGAATACTTCATTACATAGCAGATGGCACTGTTAGCATTGGCAAACATTATAATTAATGCTTTAAaagaataatgaaataatattgaattgcAAGTACTATACTGCTGTTCTTTGGTATTGTTTGTCCTTCTCTTTCATTCTCAAAagtaaatattcaattcaTGTTCATCTTTCAAGTTCTTAGATACAATTAAAGTGAAAGGTTTTAAAAagtagtaaatttaattacagaATTGAAGGACTTTCTGCCAACTATCATAATTATTCACATGAATAAATAACTTTGATTAATAAAGTAAGCATATTCAGCCAAAACTCCAAAACTTGTTTATTGCATAGTTTCATTTGTACAAAAAAGTTGGTTCAGAGTCTAACTCACTTTTTTATCTGTTTGCTGTGCTTGTTTACTGATGAGATGCagcatatttaattgattgagTTTCTACTAACTGTcctaatttgttatattaatatataatattcggCAAAAACTTCAATCCATGATTAGTGCATGGTTTCATTTGACCAATATTCCTAAAAAAAAGGTTCAGGTATCTCAGAGTCTAACCTAGTTTtcccacttttttttttatctgttTGTTGTGTGCTTGTTTACCGATGATGGCAAAGCGCACAAAGCAAGCGAAGGCagaacaaaaaatgcaattaaaagcgTTTCATGTGACACTTCAGTTGCTCAATGTTCTATTGTAGtctatttctctcttttttttttttttttgttattcacCCGGATCGAGGGATCTATTTGTTAGCTTTGCCAGCGGGTTATTGCATAATAGTAGCAGCAGGTAGCTGGCAAAAGAACAATTGGATGGCAAAACGAAAGATAATAGTTATCCAGAGCTAGGATATCCTCCACTGTTTATTTATATCGATAGGAGAGTGAGGAGAGTGAAAAGTTTAGAGGTGCATTAAAGTTGCATGCTTATTGTGATAAGCAGAACAGAaaaacagcagctgctcaTTTAACATTGACGTTGAGtgcaagcagcaaaagcagcagcaaaaggatCTGCCAACTGGGAGACATCATAAAGTTTTTTGTGCTGCATATGACACGATGCACTTAAATTGGAAATGAGCATCAGAGGATAACGGAGGACGGACACAGCACACACTTTGGAGATGGCAAAACTTGAAGacgaaaattaaatgtaagcATGGAACCCAAaccattaaatttgcattaaaatattcaattaagagcagagcagagcagacaGGACATGAGAGAGCAACCAGAGCACACAGCACTAAGCAGCTGCTGAAATAGAGACAATGTACTCTTGCTacatgtggcagctgctgttgctgctgcttcttctgctgttGCGGTCGCTCCGCCTCGTGGAGTGCATCAAAGGCATTTGGGTGTCTTTTATGatacgatgacgatgacaattTCTGGCccctctctgtgtctctctgcCTGCGCACTATCTCTGGCACCTTAttttatgctttaattatttgtagCATGCAAAGTTAAgctcttacacacacacacacacacgcacacgtaTATAGACAGACACTGGGCAGGGCATTAAgttgtaaatatgtaaaaaggCGACGTAGCTCAGCTAGCTGCATGTAAAATTGCATCTCCCTCACACTTATGTATGTGTTATCTCCTACTctcactcccactcccactcctcCACcttatgtgtttgtgttaaaCTGAATTACATTGCAGCCAGCAGCTGactgtgtgtatgcatgtgtgttaaAAGCTGTCTGCTGTGCACTGTGTGCGTGTCTACATATTTAACAacgccgcaaagtatgcagcaAAGTTTATCAGCTGCGTGGTCGTGGCTGCTGCTAAAGCTTCCACAACGGATTTACTTCTGTGTTTCCTTTCCGTttctgttgctcttgttgttacCAAAAATACCCTGTAGAAGTGCTGAAGAGAAGTGTTGTATGTAAGAAATAGTAGTGCAGTAAATGGTAtagaaaaatcgaattaatattgaaaaacaCTCAATTAAATGTCATCAAACTAtccggctgtctgtctgtccgtgcCTAAAAACACCAATATTTGATTGACTTTCAAAGCTAGTGCTATAAAATTCGATATGCGCACTCAAATTTAACTTCAGCTTAAATATTCTCACGTTTTGCtggtttatatatatttttaatccgtttatttaatagtatttGGCACGCCATTTTGCCATGTAACTGACAGTTGAGCAAACTCGACAgcagctttctaacttgttttgcttttgtttttgttttgctaacaCACACGTCGCCAGACAGCTATTTTAGTTAGTGGCTGCTGCGGGTGAGTGCTTCGTTTTAAATCCGTTACAATTTACTTTAAGCAATGCCCATAAATTCCCCATatcacaacacacactcttgTGCTGTGCAGTTTTcggtacatttttaatggaGTTCCTATGTGGGCATAACTAAAGCAGCTTACGAGCTACTTTATGAGCTTCCTCCTGCCTTCTCCCACACTTTTGTACTTTATTAAAaggcatttaatttaaacgtGCATACAACACACAGTATATTTATCCAGTTTAAGCTCATCTGCCTACAGCTGAGTCCACAAGCtgccaacaaattgcaatttgctaTTATCTGAGAATATCCTATTATTGTAGTACATATTGCAGGCTCTGATTATTCTGCACCTTTTTTACTAtcgaatttcattttatgaattgaaaatgaaatgaaaatatacattcgcatggaaataaatattgtgaGATTTTCAATGTGCcacacaaatattattttaaattttcaagctttttttgcagtttataCAAATTGATTAGATTATTGCTGCACATTGACAAGATGACAACTTTATCTGATTCCCGCTTTGTATTTCCGTTTGCAACTGATTTGTGTTTGAGTCTGATAAAATGTTAAGCTCCAGGAAGTAAGTGCTTGAAGTTGATATTTATTGAGATTGCTTTTCATAGGACTTTTTGCCGATTGAACTTACttatggcaaattaaattgtgaCTTTCGTGCGTTCTTGAATTATGGATATTTTATGTAGTTAAAACAATCTTATTGCCAGAATATTTAATCcaaaattatgattaaattgtctctctatctcttttatttaatttaaatatgatttcaTCATGACTAAAGCCATTTCTCTTGATTTTATAGCATTATTTATCTCTGTGCTATATTtgtagataataataatattatgaacagatttattacaatataaataaatggctttataacaactttatttttgtacaaaccaaaaaatatgtaatcaaCAAAGTTTTTAAAAGTTCTCAATACTAAGAATTTTGGTCTAAAAAGTGTgtcaaaattgtaaaaatcttAAAGTTAGAAGGcacattttgatttcaataagaggaaaaaattatttagttgtaagaccaaaaatcttaatttaagataaataaaatactacattatattatatttattatatattgacaTTTTGCAGACTAAtgttcttaattttaaaaatttgttcttaacgtcatcttattttaagaacaaaaCTGGGTTTAGAaactttttttcctttttaggGTACAGCATTCTATTTAGCAACACATTTGcaatcaaaatttgaatactttCAACAATGATTTATGTTTGAAATCCAACTCTAAAAGGACAAAGTTTATACTATGACGGCAACGCTTTGGTCTGCTTTCATCTCTCAACTTAAagcttaatttaatatatcacACCTTAGTGCACTTGCAAATTCATCCAGGAGTCATGCCCTTTAGATAAATTCGAAACTGTCCGTGATTCGCAATCAATCCGACGAACTAAATGAATTGGGAGTGCTGCAAGAGCCAGACAAACTGTCTAACTGTCTGAATGAGTGAcagactgactaactgactgactaactgaatGGTTGACTAACTGACGTGCCACACCCAATCACTTAACGGGCTCATTTGGATGCACACTTGTTGCCGAATGCAGCGAGCAACGtttaatcaaatcaattttccATTCTTCCATTTTTTGTTCGGGTTGCTTCTTACACATGTTGCAAAATGCTGAAATCATTTACGAGGTCGTCGGCAATTCTTTGCTTCGTCCAGCACtatgtaaatgtaattcaTTGTGACAGCcacgaagagagagagagagagagagagagatagcgagAGGAAGATagaagagagtgagacagcATGAATGAAAGAAATGGGCAACTCTAATTGAATTTAGTTTACGGCATTTTTGTCGGTCCTTGACCAGGCTTGGCTGGCAAAAATGCTACGCTCAAACTCAAAATTGATGCATGAAAAGTGCAACGCAccaaagaagagagagagagagagagagagggggagaggtGAAGGCGGCGAAGCGAGGTGGGCGCATTGTGCAAAGCAATGCCATGCCACGGATTTCGTAGCCGTTTTCCAAAAGCATCCATAGAAATGCCGAGTTGCATCATTCTGCttggggaaggggaggggggCAGCTGGCAACTGTCGCCTTTGTCTGCCCGCTTTTTGTTAGCCAGCGAGGCCAGCGCCAAATTGGTGTCGGATTCGCGATGCGGGGAAGGCGAGGGGGACTGAGGGGACTGAGGGCTGCGGGTTTAGTCGGCCATGAATGGCGGcgcaaataattgaataagGCGATCAATAGGTGAACAAGTTGCAAAAAGCCAGCCCCCAATTCATCTATGCCCCATTCACAAgtctcctctccctctcctttcccttccccctcccgctctctctgaccctctctccctcttgaAACTCGAATTCATTTCGGAATTGCGCTGCGGCAGATGAAGCTAGACTCTGGGCAAAAGTGAGCAAAagtgtttaattgaattagcCAAGCACAAGTGCGGGTCAAAAAAGctgacaaaacaacaaactcaaaatcaaaatataaaactgaAGCCGTTTAGCTCAACGAACTTTCATTTCTCTACCGGATTTTCACGCATTTTCAACATTCTTTGATCCATCTCTCTTACTCCTACTTCATCCATCTCTTTCGCTCAGTTTCCTCGTCACAGCTAACGGGACTTGCGTCATCTCCTATTAACAAATTTACCAACTACAAATTGTTTCAACCAAGTTATTTCTACGGAGTTTGCTAACTAAGTTTTCCTAAATATTTTCACTACAGATTTTAGCCCCCCTTTCAGTGGTATTCAAAATGTAAACTTAATAGTTCTATATGCATTTCTAACAAAACTATTCGTTTGCATCTTACGCAACAGCAAATTATAATGATTGaaagtaatatttgtttattaataagtCGCACTGCACTTGgcgaaacatatttttaattaataaaatctacgcttcattcattttcaacaggaaagaaaataaaatttgccatatttgtctgtctgtaaatttcatatttataaggTGGattataaaaaagtaaattttaaatatgaaatattttaaccCTATGATACGTAGTTTTGCttgcttaaaaaaaatgaacaacaaatcATCTGACTTCTATGTAGTTCGGATAtttttatacctgctacccatagagtagtAAAGTATTGTTAATATTGTGACTCcagaaaaatgtatataatagACAAAAAATGTCATCTCGGActgtataaagtatatttattcttgatcagcgtcaaccgCTGTATGAAAACCTAGATCTTAGCAACTTTAAGAGTTATCCTTATCTTTGGAGTcattatgattcctaaaatgATTTGGTTGTGatctattgaaaattgaagtttattaggaaataaattttatattttataagtttatATGTCTGCAGCAGATATGTAGtactatgtatatttatacaccATATATAGCCTTTGATATCTCTTAATAttcattcggtatattcattttatatatttgtgcaATATGGTTTATAAAAAGAATCTCGAatctttcttgttttatataggtaaaacacaaaaaataagcatgaaaattgaaatactaaatattaagcaaacgtattttattacaattactGCTTTAGATATTCCACAAccaatgtaataaataaagaaaccataaatttatttttgaaatgcgCTTAGAAATTGAATATGCATACACAATTTAGATTTGTATAcagattaaatgaaatgaatgcgTTAAAATCGCAGTTGTAAATCTGTAAAACTTTTAACAGATTTAACTTGAAGTTTCATGAAGCTCTGGGAAAAgattaataaacttttttcaatttatatgctGCAATCTtacaacaatataaattgCTGAGCTCATATTGAATCCAAATATCAATTtggcaatgaaaaattaacagtatccaattaatttcaaaagtaTACACAATGTGTATTACACATTAGTCACAGGTAAATTTAAAGGCAATTGCTAAGAGTTTCCATGCTTCGCCCCCCCCTTTGCTTTATCTAAGGCAATGCAATTCAATACACATCGATAGGATATCAAAATCCAATCAAATCGAAGCCTGCATCAATTTTTTATGTCTCAAAACGAAGgagaaagaaaaagcaaaCTGAAATCGCAATGAAAAATTATGAGCCATGTGGCAGTTATACActcacaaaagcaacaataaaacgactagttgcaacaacaacaacaacaactacaacaactagaatcagaatcagaaacagttgcagcagcggGAGCTttggcaataacaataacaatacaaaCACAACCCTTTTGGCTCTGCAATTGACCACGACGAGATCCCAGGGCCAAAATAGCATATAGCCAATAGCCAAGTGGCCATTGATGCGTTAAATAAAAAGCTCAACCAAACAATTtccaaagcaaaaacaagtgCAAATTTGAAGAAGGAGACGATGCTTTGCTTCATAGTTTCCACATCGAAGAGAAATGAAAGCAAGAAATTCAGTAACTGCTATTTTTGTGTTATGAAGGCATTGAAATACCCTTTTTTTgatgaataatgaaaataatttatgtataagtatgtatTATAAGACTTTCGGAAATATACGTAACAAGCAGATGGAGTCATCACCAACCGCAGAAACTacagccttcggtatattttagtattattaagAAATAAGTCTCTAcattattggtatattttgcacatgttttcggtatattcttaGAAGATGGCTTTATTGAATATGGGCAGCGgctagctttcttacttaatCTTAGTATTGCTGTATTTTGtctgtatatttagtatatttttgatatatttgagtAATTAGTAGTAtatttgtgatatattttttaattattgtttttattaaatttgggtaGTGGTAGCTATCTTTCTTGATTCTTttattgaagtatttttacagtatatttttggtatattttctaaagGATGGTTTTAGttaaaatggatagcgggtaattttctttcttaatTCTTtgattttcagtatatttgtagtatatttttggtatatttttaaaagatggttttattgaaaatgattaGCAGGTAGGTTTCTTACTACttattgttttctatttgatttttttttttttgtttataccgtatttcaatttaatttattttcgtttatttatttttttcttatttctcatatcttaaaataataatactaaaattgaaaattaagtaaattaaattttcatttcaccaCATATGTTATTTTGATGTtctattttgatattttcttgtttgtcaTGCGGTTAAACTAAGTTTGTAAACTCTAAATGTTTACTTTCTGTATCATGACAAAGCGAAAATAACTGCTGCAAGTGGGAAACAGAATGACTGGCAAAAAAAGTGCAGTCATAAAGTTTGAAGCAACAGTCAATAAAAAGCTATAAACTTGACAGTAAACGACTTAATAATGACTCGGTTGAAGTTTGTGCATTAGCAGCGATTACGTTtgcttaatttatatatttacagggtatcaaaTTGATGCAACAACTAACAAGCATTATTAAGGCAGCTTTCTTGTTTTGCTCCTTTCTACTTCTCGGttctcctctcctcttctcttctctgctctgctctcctcTTCTATCAAGATTCTCTATGTGCCGCATCTCTTTTAGTATACTGACTCTGCCCAGACACGTTCACAAACATTTCATGGTTCAATAAATTTGCTGCCGAGCGTACCGGAAACTTTGCGAAAAATCCATTGGAAAatgctcctctctctctctctctctgtctctgtctctgtgtgttgccatgtaaaaagcaaagaaattaTCTGTTGCCACTGGCTGTTTGCCACGCCCTCAACCTACACGCTTCGCCCACCTGCTACGAAGGAGCCCACATtctacacagagagaaaaatcGATGGGTGTCGGAATGATCTATAGCTCTAGTTgagtttaaataaaagattaaaACATCTTGATATTTAACTCGATTTGAATCATTTCTATTAATTTGCTaacattgatatatttttctttcttttttcttttttaaaatttaatcgAATAGagtattaaaataccaaattttacataaaaatagcaaaatgcaattttaatattattgttttagaACTTAAGAAATCGCAAAAGTTAATTTCTTAACATGAATTTAGAGTTTTCTCCTGTTTGATATAAAGTAATtgttacaaaatatttatttagttaggGAGCCAAAGTATTACAATTGAATTTCAGAATTAAACTTAATACACCGAAAATGTATGAATAAATTTCTAGGcttctatttaaattgttctaTTTTTATCTTTCGTTTCagtcttttaattaaattgttattttttttttttgtctttcttAGTACGCTTCGCATTATTCTTTTTATCTTTCTTGATTgacattaattattaaataaaatatagattttggaatgcaataaaatatgaaaggaaaatatatttttggctgTTTGATGTTAAAAATTTAATCGAACACAGAcgaaattttaaagtaaaa comes from the Drosophila sulfurigaster albostrigata strain 15112-1811.04 chromosome 2L, ASM2355843v2, whole genome shotgun sequence genome and includes:
- the LOC133835273 gene encoding structural maintenance of chromosomes protein 2-like, which translates into the protein MGRIKFNGVFLLMVLQIFLVATTTGDETCESDRKMEEQCRIHTYKTVKPLLDYFRQVRNELEQSETKEKQISELNSDLMEKYHEIVRIHETFKKEAALLNEYKNKVIKGENDLQLCQNKVDKSESEINSLKEQLTDKSTNLENCQVQIKSLNSRLTEKDENIKRLSENIKNNTEHQKTLELELEKSKSIIIKHENDIQLCRSEVNKLNRTSENIREEQKKIQLTLKESETKLIDKAKENQLCQSELNKLTPTTCLPFGDYSGVNQLKVSGIGLFNVLCDSQLAGPGWIVIQQRVGGKREFQ